Proteins co-encoded in one Scatophagus argus isolate fScaArg1 chromosome 11, fScaArg1.pri, whole genome shotgun sequence genomic window:
- the upp2 gene encoding uridine phosphorylase 2 produces MAPILLNCMGNDHNEYIKQHVQVKNPNLDTMEEDILYHFSLSTKTHNLPEMFGDIKFVCVGGSANRMKAFAQFIHQELELPGNPEEVRDICEGTDRYCMYKVGPVLSISHGMGVPSISIMLHELIKLLHHAQCQDVVLFRLGTSGGVGLAPGTVVITDKAVDYSFRPQFEQVVLGKVITRNTELDEGVSNELLQCSYELQNFPTVIGNTMCTHDFYEGQGRLDGALCSFSQEEKLEYLRKAYEAGVRNIEMESTVFAAMCRVCGLKAAVICVALLNRFEGDQITSPHDVLVEYQQRPQVLVSHFIKKRLGHIE; encoded by the exons ATGGCACCAATTTTACTTAACTGCATGGGAAATGACCACAATGAATATATCAA ACAACATGTGCAAGTGAAAAATCCCAACTTGGACACCATGGAGGAGGATATTCTCTACCACTTCAGCTTGAGCACCAAAACTCACAACCTTCCAGAAATGTTCGGAGATATTAAG tttgtgtgtgttggtggcaGCGCAAATCGAATGAAGGCTTTTGCCCAGTTCATCCACCAGGAGTTGGAACTGCCTGGAAACCCAGAGGAAGTCAGAGATATCTGTGAGGGAACTGATCGCTACTGCATGTATAAAGTGGGACCAGTGCTTTCTATAAGT CATGGCATGGGTGTCCCTTCCATCTCCATCATGCTACATGAGCTCATCAAACTGCTGCACCATGCCCAATGCCAGGATGTGGTCCTGTTTCGCCTTGGAACATCTGGTGGAGTCG GTCTCGCTCCGGGGACAGTGGTGATCACGGATAAGGCAGTGGACTACTCCTTCCGTCCCCAGTTTGAACAGGTGGTCCTGGGCAAAGTCATCACCAGGAATACTGAGCTGGATGAGGGAGTGTCCAACGAGCTTCTGCAGTGCTCCTATGAGCTTCAGAACTTTCCGACAGTGATTGGAAACACCATGTGCACCCATGACTTCTATGAAG GTCAAGGTCGACTTGACGGCGCTCTCTGTTCCTTCTCTCAAGAAGAAAAACTGGAGTATCTGAGGAAAGCTTATGAGGCTGGAGTGAGGAATATTGAAATGGAGTCCACCGTGTTTGCTGCTATGTGCCGCGTCTGTGGCCTCAAAG CGGCTGTAATCTGTGTTGCATTGCTGAATCGCTTTGAGGGTGACCAGATCACTTCTCCTCATGATGTTCTGGTGGAGTACCAGCAGAGACCACAAGTCCTGGTGTCCCACTTTATCAAGAAACGCCTTGGACATATTGAATGA
- the c11h7orf57 gene encoding uncharacterized protein C7orf57 homolog isoform X2: protein MSEISSVLMSSDLQSPKTGQISQIPGLSPNINALPEEKARGRRTGVLESDSDYVKLAKQGGHKGLLWHEETNTPVAKSYKPPDWFCIASGDNSKPSEEKKNPGAFQSLEPPFGTDNMSAWERDDSSSNGKEKNNNVHHSQMEKLQYSQYHEASKFKRMLRRLPVLQEEKG, encoded by the exons ATGTCAga AATTTCCTCTGTTCTCATGAGTAGCGATCTTCAGTCGCCAAAAACTG GTCAGATCTCCCAGATCCCAGGACTGTCCCCAAACATCAACGCTCTACCCGAGGAGAAGGCCAGAGGACGAAGGACTGGAGTCCTAGAAAGTGATTCTGACTATGTCAAACTTGCAAAACAAGGAGGCCATAAGG GACTTCTGTGGCATGAGGAAACAAATACACCTGTAGCTAAATCATACAAACCTCCAGACTGGTTCTGCATTGCATCAGGAGACAACAGCAAACCGAG CGAAGAGAAGAAAAACCCTGGAGCTTTTCAATCGCTAGAGCCCCCCTTCGGGACTGACAACATGTCAGCCTGGGAGAGGGATGATAGCAGCAGCAATGGCAAAGAGAAG AACAACAATGTCCATCACAGCCAGATGGAGAAGCTGCAGTACAGTCAATATCACGAGGCCAGCAAATTCAAGAGAAT GTTAAGAAGACTGCCAGtgctgcaggaagaaaaaggatGA
- the c11h7orf57 gene encoding uncharacterized protein C7orf57 homolog isoform X1, giving the protein MSEISSVLMSSDLQSPKTGQISQIPGLSPNINALPEEKARGRRTGVLESDSDYVKLAKQGGHKGLLWHEETNTPVAKSYKPPDWFCIASGDNSKPSEEKKNPGAFQSLEPPFGTDNMSAWERDDSSSNGKEKNNNVHHSQMEKLQYSQYHEASKFKRIVFDKKPAPVDMSKLLSFGYAEDNKPIANTDLSS; this is encoded by the exons ATGTCAga AATTTCCTCTGTTCTCATGAGTAGCGATCTTCAGTCGCCAAAAACTG GTCAGATCTCCCAGATCCCAGGACTGTCCCCAAACATCAACGCTCTACCCGAGGAGAAGGCCAGAGGACGAAGGACTGGAGTCCTAGAAAGTGATTCTGACTATGTCAAACTTGCAAAACAAGGAGGCCATAAGG GACTTCTGTGGCATGAGGAAACAAATACACCTGTAGCTAAATCATACAAACCTCCAGACTGGTTCTGCATTGCATCAGGAGACAACAGCAAACCGAG CGAAGAGAAGAAAAACCCTGGAGCTTTTCAATCGCTAGAGCCCCCCTTCGGGACTGACAACATGTCAGCCTGGGAGAGGGATGATAGCAGCAGCAATGGCAAAGAGAAG AACAACAATGTCCATCACAGCCAGATGGAGAAGCTGCAGTACAGTCAATATCACGAGGCCAGCAAATTCAAGAGAAT AGTATTTGACAAGAAACCAGCTCCTGTCGATATGTCTAAGCTGTTGAGCTTTGGTTATGCAGAAGACAATAAACCCATAGCCAACACTGATTTGTCAA GTTAA
- the LOC124067048 gene encoding activin receptor type-1-like, whose protein sequence is MTAGGMFLLVLIVTALPCSSMEGNVRTTECLCEGASCGGGDRCFGQQCFSSLSILNGTWVLQKGCVGDEGALRCGSPPTPELVLECCYGDLCNMNVSLRSPVKDIEVSAGRPVLRDQDCVCEGGVCERDHRCTGQQCFSSLKMIDGVVVQQKGCLRDDEEGRATCATPPSSAHVVKCCQGHLCNMNVTVQAPGKEEEVKPLIKEEHECVCEGSSCATGNRCMGHQCFSSLIVSAGSMVYQKGCFKVYEQSTLTCKTPPSRDQIVECCHGHLCNMNSTVELPVKAEELSSYSVTTLAIAIVAPIIVLIVLSAIAILLFRRIHHNQMERLTSRDAEYGTIDGLIASNVGESTLADLLDHSCTSGSGSGLPFLVQRTVARQITLNECVGKGRYGEVWRGQWQGESVAVKIFSSRDEKSWFRETEIYNTVLLRHENILGFIASDMTSRNSSTQLWLITHFHEMGSLYDYLQLSTLDASSCLRMALSIASGLAHLHVEIFGTQGKPAIAHRDLKSKNILVKKNGQCCIADLGLAVMHFQDTNELDVGNNPKVGTKRYMAPEVLDDSIQMDCFESYKRVDIWALGLVLWEIARRTVSNGIVEDYKPPFHDVVPSDPSFEDMKKVVCVDQQRPNIPNRWFSDPTLTSMAKLMKECWYQNPSARLTALRIKKTLTKIDNSLDKIKTDI, encoded by the exons ATGACAGCCGGGGGTatgtttcttttggttttgatcGTCACGGCCCTTCCCTGTTCTAGCATGGAAG GCAATGTGAGAACcactgaatgtttgtgtgaggGAGCGTCCTGTGGCGGTGGGGACCGGTGTTTTGGCCAGCAGTGCTTCAGCTCCCTCTCCATACTGAACGGGACCTGGGTTCTTCAGAAAGGCTGCGTTGGTGATGAAGGGGCCTTGCGGTGCGGAAGCCCACCAACTCCTGAGCTGGTGTTGGAGTGCTGTTACGGCGACTTGTGTAACATGAACGTCTCATTGCGGTCACCGGTTAAAG ATATAGAAGTGTCTGCTGGCAGACCAGTCCTCAGAGACCAGGACTGTGTGTGCGAGGGCGGCGTGTGTGAGCGTGACCATCGCTGCACAGGCCAGCagtgtttctcctctctgaagATGATTGATGGCGTGGTCGTCCAGCAGAAGGGCTGCCTGAGGGACGACGAGGAGGGCAGAGCCACCTGTGCCACGCCACCCTCGTCGGCCCATGTTGTCAAGTGCTGCCAGGGCCATCTGTGTAACATGAACGTCACTGTGCAAGCTCCAGGGAAAG aggaggaggtaaAGCCCCTGATCAAAGAGGagcacgagtgtgtgtgtgagggcagcTCGTGTGCAACGGGGAATCGCTGCATGGGCCACCAATGTTTCTCATCTCTGATAGTCAGTGCCGGCTCCATGGTGTACCAGAAAGGCTGCTTTAAGGTCTATGAGCAGAGCACATTGACCTGCAAGACCCCACCTTCCCGAGACCAGATTGTGGAGTGCTGCCATGGGCATCTGTGTAACATGAACAGCACTGTGGAGCTGCCTGTCAAAG CTGAGGAGCTATCCAGCTACAGCGTGACCACACTGGCCATCGCCATCGTGGCGCCCATCATCGTCCTCATCGTCCTCTCTGCTATCGCTATCCTTCTGTTCAGACGCATCCACCACAACCAAATGGAGAGGCTAACATCACGAGATGCAGAGTATGGAACTATAGACGGCCTCATAGCGTCCAACGTGGGGGAGAGCACTCTGGCG GATCTACTGGATCACTCCTGCACTTCAGGAAGTGGCTCAGGGCTCCCTTTCCTCGTTCAGAGAACCGTTGCACGACAGATCACACTTAATGAGTGTGTGG GTAAGGGCCGTTACGGTGAGGTGTGGAGGGGTCAGTGGCAGGGAGAGAGCGTCGCAGTCAAAATCTTCTCCTCCAGAGACGAGAAGTCCTGGTTCAGAGAGACTGAGATCTACAACACAGTGCTGCTGAGACACGAGAACATCCTGG GCTTCATAGCTTCAGACATGACCTCGAGAAACTCCAGTACTCAGCTGTGGCTGATCACTCACTTCCACGAGATGGGCTCCCTGTACGACTACCTTCAACTCAGCACCCTGGATGCATCCAGCTGCCTCCGCATGGCGCTCTCCATCGCAAGTGGCCTGGCACATCTCCACGTTGAGATCTTCGGCACTCAGGGCAAACCGGCCATCGCCCACCGAGACCTCAAGAGCAAAAACATATTGGTTAAAAAGAACGGACAGTGCTGCATTGCTGACCTTG GTCTGGCGGTCATGCATTTTCAAGACACCAACGAGCTGGATGTGGGGAACAATCCTAAAGTGGGCACAAAGCGCTACATGGCCCCTGAAGTGCTTGACGACTCCATTCAGATGGACTGTTTTGAGTCCTACAAGAGAGTGGACATCTGGGCACTGGGCCTCGTCCTGTGGGAGATCGCCAGGAGGACAGTCAGCAACG GCATCGTGGAAGACTACAAACCACCTTTTCATGACGTGGTCCCAAGTGATCCCAGTTTTGAGGATATGAagaaggttgtgtgtgtggatcagcAGAGGCCCAACATCCCAAACAGATGGTTTTCAGACCCA ACTTTAACCTCCATGGCTAAACTCATGAAGGAGTGTTGGTACCAGAATCCATCAGCCAGATTAACAGCGTTACGCATCAAAAAGACTCTGACAAAGATCGACAACTCTCtggacaaaatcaaaacagacatTTGA